One window of Pleurodeles waltl isolate 20211129_DDA chromosome 3_1, aPleWal1.hap1.20221129, whole genome shotgun sequence genomic DNA carries:
- the LOC138284442 gene encoding interferon-induced transmembrane protein 5-like, with amino-acid sequence MDTSYPREDFLAPTPNKESPGPTVITIGTPKVPRDHMIWSVFNTVYMNLCCLGFMALVYSVKARDQKVAGDVDAARRFGSKARCYNILATVWNVVVPVLLITLVVTGVIHLSNLAKGSLNLFSLHHYVADEDRK; translated from the exons ATGGACACTTCGTACCCCCGTGAGGACTTCCTGGCCCCGACCCCCAACAAAGAGTCACCTGGCCCCACGGTGATCACCATCGGGACCCCCAAGGTGCCTCGGGACCACATGATCTGGTCCGTCTTCAACACCGTCTACATGAACCTGTGCTGCCTGGGCTTCATGGCGCTAGTCTACTCTGTCAAG GCCCGTGACCAGAAAGTTGCTGGTGATGTGGATGCTGCTCGTCGCTTTGGCTCCAAGGCTCGCTGTTACAATATCCTTGCCACAGTATGGAATGTGGTGGTTCCTGTACTGCTCATCACACTGGTCGTTACTGGCGTCATTCACCTGTCCAACCTTGCCAAAGGGTCCCTCAACCTCTTCAGCCTCCACCATTATGTCGCCGATGAAGACAGAAAGTGA